From Cyclobacteriaceae bacterium, a single genomic window includes:
- a CDS encoding M3 family oligoendopeptidase → MSELVIPTRPKRLFLKEDFTVTNWEELKPYFDALLNKNISSSSDLRDWFRDRSELESAISEDLGWRYIRMTCYTDNKENSDKYQDFVQNIQPQIAPVSDQLNKKAAASPFLQELSKEPGFNILIRNLKKDIELFREENVPLYTEINTETQKYAQLSGAMTIEWKGQELTLQQASVVLLETDRAVREEMYHKITARRLKDKDVLDELFTKLIKLRHQVAVNAGFSNFRDYMFKSYGRFDYTPKDCFDFHDSISSEVVPVIEELVEARKESLGVDTLRPWDKAVDTQGRPALKAFEGGKDLTDKSIECFKRIDPFLGECLQIMNAMGHLDLESRKGKAPGGYNYPLSEIGVPFIFMNATSTMRDMTTIMHEGGHAVHNFLTKDLALGDFKSPPMEVAELASMSMELISMDQWDIFFKNPEDLSRARMEQLEDTIETLPWVATIDKFQHWIYENPEHTTEQRKRRWNIIFHEFADTVTDWQGLEEAKDYLWQKQLHLYEVPFYYIEYGMAQLGAIAIWRNYKKDRKQGLDGYLNALKLGNLKTIPEIYKAAGIKFDFSKPYIKELMSFVKKETGI, encoded by the coding sequence ATGTCTGAACTCGTTATTCCCACTCGCCCTAAGCGCCTCTTTCTAAAGGAAGATTTCACAGTGACTAACTGGGAGGAATTAAAGCCCTATTTCGATGCTCTCCTAAACAAGAACATCAGCTCTTCTTCCGACCTCAGGGATTGGTTCCGCGATCGCAGCGAACTGGAGTCCGCCATCAGTGAGGATCTTGGGTGGCGATATATTCGCATGACATGCTACACAGATAACAAAGAGAACAGCGATAAGTACCAGGATTTTGTTCAGAACATTCAACCACAGATCGCACCTGTTTCAGATCAGCTGAATAAAAAGGCTGCCGCTTCACCTTTTCTTCAGGAGCTTTCCAAAGAACCAGGATTTAATATCCTTATCCGCAACCTTAAGAAGGATATTGAGCTCTTCCGTGAAGAGAATGTCCCTCTTTACACTGAGATCAATACCGAAACACAGAAGTACGCACAACTGTCAGGGGCCATGACCATTGAATGGAAGGGGCAGGAGCTGACATTACAACAGGCATCCGTTGTTCTGCTGGAAACAGATCGTGCTGTTCGTGAGGAAATGTATCACAAGATCACAGCGCGTAGATTGAAAGATAAAGATGTGCTGGATGAGCTGTTCACCAAACTTATAAAGCTGCGCCACCAGGTAGCGGTGAATGCCGGGTTCTCCAATTTCCGTGACTATATGTTTAAGTCATATGGAAGATTCGACTACACACCAAAAGATTGTTTTGATTTCCATGATTCTATTTCGTCAGAAGTAGTTCCGGTCATCGAAGAACTGGTAGAAGCAAGAAAAGAATCGTTGGGGGTTGACACTCTTCGTCCCTGGGATAAAGCGGTGGATACGCAAGGTCGCCCTGCTTTGAAAGCATTTGAAGGCGGCAAGGATCTAACCGATAAATCCATTGAGTGCTTTAAGCGAATTGATCCATTCCTTGGGGAGTGTTTGCAGATCATGAATGCAATGGGTCACCTTGATCTTGAATCCCGCAAAGGCAAAGCGCCGGGGGGTTACAATTATCCTTTATCAGAGATCGGAGTGCCGTTTATATTTATGAATGCGACATCCACTATGCGTGACATGACTACAATCATGCATGAGGGCGGACACGCTGTTCACAATTTCCTTACGAAAGATCTTGCCCTTGGAGACTTCAAGAGCCCGCCAATGGAAGTTGCCGAGCTTGCATCAATGTCGATGGAATTAATTTCCATGGATCAATGGGATATCTTCTTTAAGAATCCTGAAGACCTGAGTCGCGCACGCATGGAACAACTGGAAGATACTATTGAGACGCTTCCATGGGTAGCGACCATTGATAAATTCCAGCATTGGATCTATGAAAACCCGGAGCATACTACCGAGCAAAGAAAGAGACGCTGGAATATTATATTTCATGAGTTTGCAGATACAGTAACCGATTGGCAGGGACTTGAAGAAGCAAAGGACTACCTGTGGCAGAAGCAGCTTCACTTATACGAAGTGCCATTCTATTATATTGAGTACGGCATGGCTCAACTCGGTGCCATCGCTATCTGGAGAAATTATAAGAAAGACAGGAAGCAGGGATTGGATGGATACCTCAATGCATTAAAGCTTGGAAATCTTAAGACTATTCCTGAAATCTACAAGGCAGCAGGAATCAAGTTCGACTTCAGCAAACCTTATATTAAGGAGCTGATGAGTTTCGTCAAAAAAGAAACGGGCATTTGA